The proteins below are encoded in one region of Nilaparvata lugens isolate BPH chromosome X, ASM1435652v1, whole genome shotgun sequence:
- the LOC111054715 gene encoding uncharacterized protein LOC111054715, translating into MLIRMPVVFLQRIGGGNVEDAVRRALVRLVTNEVATNFSWEGRKGKRALNSLLIIKTLEKVVAASHTDFTSKLFEIRVKEWFRQSGTRIYNLKKSTKNNTFH; encoded by the exons ATGCTCATTAGAATGCCT GTGGTTTTCTTACAAAGGATAGGGGGAGGGAATGTGGAGGACGCGGTTCGGAGAGCACTAGTCCGACTGGTTACTAATGAAGTGGCCACAAACTTCAGCTGGGAAGGCAGGAAAGGGAAGAGGGCCTTAAACAGCCTTCTGATTATTAAAACCCTGGAGA AAGTTGTTGCTGCGTCGCATACAGACTTTACCAGCAAGCTGTTTGAAATACGGGTGAAGGAGTGGTTCCGGCAGTCTGGAACCagaatttataatctaaaaaaatctacaaaaaataatacgtttcactga